In Altererythrobacter rubellus, the following are encoded in one genomic region:
- a CDS encoding sulfite exporter TauE/SafE family protein, which produces MATPEPRLNTVQPTLAHSSRLAIVGGTLLAALYVLVWLLVETNPALLTQLWFLPGVGVVGAIIANASGTGGGVVFVPVFNAMRDLGAMDLDPLRVTAVSMGIQAFGMSVGALRWTDRLYHQKPPSDLEAQTRMRDYWLVCGLVLLLSVPALLATQRLFSFDGQAVLLGYKSFSIVLGVALLIATWTFNRDIPERTRLEPVDIAMLALISIPGGAITALFSVGIGELVAFYLFLRHYPILLSVGTACVISAISVAAGLIWHVDAGTVQWEVVLLAAPGAMFGAFLARPIALWLGPRKLKTLGAIWIVGSALYLLWPNW; this is translated from the coding sequence ATGGCTACGCCCGAACCTCGATTAAATACTGTCCAGCCAACGCTGGCGCACAGTTCGCGGCTGGCGATTGTCGGCGGCACATTGCTGGCAGCGTTATATGTGCTGGTCTGGTTGCTGGTTGAGACCAACCCAGCGCTCCTAACACAGCTGTGGTTCCTGCCGGGTGTCGGGGTGGTGGGCGCAATCATCGCCAATGCCAGCGGGACAGGCGGCGGGGTAGTGTTCGTCCCTGTATTCAACGCGATGCGCGATCTGGGCGCAATGGATCTCGACCCTTTGCGAGTCACAGCGGTCTCGATGGGCATTCAGGCATTCGGGATGAGCGTGGGCGCGCTGCGCTGGACCGACCGCCTCTATCACCAGAAGCCTCCCTCCGATCTAGAAGCTCAAACCCGCATGCGCGATTACTGGCTCGTATGTGGACTTGTTCTGCTCCTGTCTGTCCCCGCTCTGCTCGCTACGCAGCGCCTGTTTTCATTCGACGGGCAAGCGGTTTTGCTGGGCTACAAGAGCTTCTCGATCGTGCTGGGGGTCGCGCTCCTGATCGCGACGTGGACATTTAATCGCGACATCCCAGAGCGCACCCGGTTAGAGCCCGTCGATATCGCGATGCTTGCGCTGATCTCGATCCCTGGCGGCGCGATAACTGCGCTGTTCTCGGTCGGCATAGGCGAGCTGGTGGCGTTCTACCTTTTCCTGCGCCACTACCCCATTCTGCTAAGCGTCGGCACGGCCTGTGTGATCTCTGCAATCAGCGTCGCGGCAGGTCTTATTTGGCATGTCGATGCGGGCACTGTCCAATGGGAAGTCGTACTGCTCGCCGCACCGGGCGCGATGTTTGGCGCCTTCCTCGCGCGGCCAATTGCGCTGTGGCTGGGGCCCCGCAAGCTGAAGACCTTAGGCGCAATCTGGATCGTCGGGTCAGCACTATATCTGCTCTGGCCGAATTGGTAA
- the metH gene encoding methionine synthase, whose translation MTEITTARFVNIGERTNVTGSARFKKLIMAGDYTSAVEVARQQVENGAQVIDVNMDEGLLDATLAMTTFLKLISAEPDIARVPVMVDSSKWEVIEAGLKCVSGKPIVNSISMKEGEEEFLKHARLCMAYGAAAVVMAFDETGQADTKDRKVEICSRAYKLLTGIGFPPEDIIFDPNIFAVATGIEEHDRYGLDFIEAVQEIKANCPHAKTSGGLSNLSFSFRGNETVRRAMHSVFLYHAIPAGLDMAIVNAGQLDIYDDIDAELREACEDVTLMRRPDATERLIDLAESYKGKSVADEKAAEEWRGWAVERRLEHALVKGIDAHVVDDTEEARAALAANGGRPIEVIEGPLMDGMNVVGDLFGSGKMFLPQVVKSARVMKKAVAHLIPFIEAEKDLLPEEERKAKGKIVMATVKGDVHDIGKNIVGVVLQCNGYDVIDLGVMVPWQDILKSANDNKADMIGLSGLITPSLDEMVTVAEEMSRSEFTMPLLIGGATTSKVHTALRIDPAYPGPVIHVLDASRAVGVASKLLSDTQRDEFVDETAKEYTRVRDARAGKTPSVLLSLEEARANYYDAYLSDKPAPPLQPGVHVFDDWDLADLREYIDWTPFFRAWELHGNYPAILDDDVVGETARQLKADADAMLDKIVAEKWLTARGVAGFWPCARDGDDVTIHLVNREEHVVLPFLRQQVKKSRDRANMCLADFIDPAGDWIGGFAVGIHGIEPHSQRFLADKDDYSDILLKALADRFAEAFAERLHKHTRTDLWGYAPDEQLGNEALIKEQYRGIRPAPGYPACPDHSLKPILFELLDAEKNVGLTLTENFAMYPTAAVSGFYFGHPEAEYFGVARIGRDQLEDYAKRSGVDMATAERWLRPNLD comes from the coding sequence ATGACTGAAATCACAACCGCCCGTTTCGTCAATATCGGCGAACGCACCAATGTGACCGGCTCTGCCCGGTTCAAGAAGCTGATCATGGCGGGCGATTACACCTCCGCCGTGGAGGTGGCGCGCCAGCAGGTGGAGAACGGCGCGCAAGTGATCGACGTTAACATGGACGAAGGCCTGCTCGACGCGACCCTCGCCATGACAACTTTCCTCAAGTTGATCTCTGCCGAACCGGATATCGCGCGGGTGCCGGTCATGGTCGACAGTTCCAAATGGGAAGTGATCGAGGCGGGCCTCAAATGCGTGTCAGGCAAGCCGATCGTCAACTCGATTTCGATGAAGGAAGGCGAGGAGGAATTTCTCAAACATGCACGGTTGTGCATGGCATATGGTGCCGCGGCGGTTGTGATGGCCTTCGACGAAACGGGGCAGGCCGATACCAAGGATCGCAAGGTCGAGATTTGCTCGCGTGCCTATAAACTGTTGACCGGGATAGGTTTTCCGCCGGAAGATATCATCTTTGACCCGAATATCTTCGCGGTCGCAACGGGCATTGAGGAGCATGACCGCTACGGCCTCGATTTCATTGAAGCTGTGCAGGAAATCAAGGCCAATTGCCCACATGCGAAGACGTCTGGCGGGCTATCGAACCTGTCGTTCAGCTTCCGTGGCAATGAGACTGTGCGCCGCGCGATGCATTCGGTCTTCCTTTATCACGCGATCCCCGCCGGGCTCGACATGGCGATCGTCAATGCGGGCCAGCTCGATATCTATGATGATATCGACGCGGAACTGCGCGAGGCATGCGAAGACGTGACCCTGATGCGCAGGCCGGACGCAACCGAGCGGTTGATCGACCTTGCGGAGAGCTACAAGGGCAAGTCTGTCGCCGATGAAAAGGCGGCAGAAGAATGGCGCGGTTGGGCGGTCGAGAGGCGGCTTGAGCATGCGCTGGTCAAGGGCATTGATGCTCATGTCGTCGACGACACCGAGGAAGCGCGCGCCGCGCTAGCGGCCAATGGTGGCCGCCCGATCGAAGTGATCGAAGGCCCGCTGATGGACGGAATGAATGTCGTCGGTGACCTGTTCGGCAGCGGCAAGATGTTCCTGCCGCAGGTGGTCAAATCAGCCCGCGTGATGAAGAAAGCGGTCGCGCATCTCATCCCCTTTATCGAGGCGGAGAAGGATTTGCTGCCCGAGGAGGAACGCAAGGCCAAGGGCAAGATCGTGATGGCGACGGTAAAGGGCGACGTTCACGATATCGGCAAGAACATCGTCGGCGTGGTATTGCAGTGCAATGGCTATGACGTGATTGATCTTGGCGTGATGGTGCCATGGCAAGACATTCTGAAATCGGCCAATGACAACAAGGCTGATATGATCGGTCTGTCGGGCCTGATCACGCCTTCGCTTGATGAAATGGTGACAGTTGCGGAAGAGATGAGCCGTAGCGAGTTCACCATGCCGCTTCTGATCGGCGGTGCGACCACCAGCAAGGTGCATACCGCGCTGCGGATTGATCCAGCCTATCCGGGCCCGGTCATCCACGTGCTCGACGCGAGCCGCGCGGTGGGCGTGGCATCAAAGCTGCTGTCCGACACGCAGCGCGATGAATTCGTTGATGAAACCGCGAAAGAATACACCAGGGTGCGCGATGCGCGCGCCGGCAAAACGCCCAGTGTTCTGCTGAGTCTGGAGGAGGCGCGCGCGAATTATTACGATGCCTATTTGAGCGATAAGCCAGCGCCCCCACTGCAGCCGGGCGTACATGTTTTCGACGATTGGGACCTGGCGGATCTGCGCGAGTATATCGACTGGACGCCGTTCTTTCGCGCATGGGAATTGCATGGCAATTATCCTGCCATCCTCGACGATGATGTGGTGGGCGAGACCGCGCGACAACTAAAGGCCGATGCGGATGCCATGCTCGACAAGATCGTGGCTGAGAAATGGCTGACCGCGCGCGGCGTTGCAGGATTCTGGCCCTGCGCAAGGGATGGTGACGACGTTACGATCCACCTGGTCAACCGTGAAGAGCATGTCGTGCTGCCTTTCCTGCGCCAGCAAGTGAAGAAGAGCCGTGACCGGGCGAACATGTGCCTGGCAGACTTTATCGATCCGGCGGGCGACTGGATTGGCGGCTTTGCGGTTGGCATTCACGGGATCGAGCCGCATTCGCAGCGCTTCCTTGCCGACAAGGACGATTATTCGGATATACTGCTGAAGGCTTTGGCAGACCGTTTTGCAGAAGCCTTTGCCGAGCGGCTGCATAAGCACACTCGCACCGATTTGTGGGGCTATGCACCGGATGAGCAGCTTGGCAATGAGGCATTGATCAAGGAACAATATCGCGGCATTCGCCCGGCGCCGGGGTATCCGGCGTGTCCGGATCACTCTTTGAAGCCGATTCTGTTCGAACTGCTTGATGCAGAGAAAAATGTCGGCCTGACGCTGACGGAAAACTTCGCCATGTATCCGACTGCGGCGGTAAGCGGCTTCTACTTTGGCCACCCCGAAGCCGAGTATTTCGGGGTCGCGCGGATCGGTCGCGATCAGTTGGAGGACTATGCGAAGCGGAGCGGGGTCGATATGGCGACAGCCGAACGATGGCTACGCCCGAACCTCGATTAA
- a CDS encoding homocysteine S-methyltransferase family protein, with protein sequence MASAREKLQTAAAESILIKDGPYGTAIQNAKLTAEKYAGNTGLTQDQKGNNDLVNLTQPQVIRSICDQYIASGATVLATNTFNANRISQADYGAEGLVREINISAARIIRETCDEATAKDGKPRFVCGAMGPTNKTLSLSPNVEDPGFREVTFDEVKDVYREQAAALIEGGADFILIETVFDTLNCKAAIMAVKELEAERGEDIPLMISLTLTDLSGRNLSGHTVEAFWYAVRHAKPVTIGLNCSFGAEQLRPHVKLLSGIADTLLMAYPNAGLPNELGEYDELPDTTASLVRQWADSGQVNILGGCCGNTPQHIGAMAKAVEGLAPREVPKLKSEMRLAGLEPFTIAA encoded by the coding sequence ATGGCCAGCGCGCGCGAGAAGTTGCAGACAGCTGCGGCGGAAAGCATCCTGATCAAGGATGGCCCCTATGGCACGGCGATCCAGAACGCGAAGCTCACGGCAGAAAAATACGCAGGCAACACCGGACTGACGCAGGACCAGAAGGGCAATAATGACCTTGTGAACCTGACACAGCCGCAAGTGATTCGTTCGATCTGTGATCAGTATATCGCTTCTGGTGCAACCGTGCTCGCGACGAATACATTCAACGCCAATCGCATCAGCCAGGCGGACTATGGCGCGGAAGGCCTAGTTCGCGAGATCAATATCTCTGCCGCAAGGATCATCCGCGAAACCTGTGATGAGGCGACGGCAAAGGACGGCAAGCCACGCTTTGTGTGCGGCGCAATGGGGCCGACTAACAAGACCCTGTCGCTCTCGCCCAATGTCGAAGACCCGGGCTTTCGCGAAGTCACCTTTGACGAAGTGAAGGACGTCTACCGTGAACAGGCCGCTGCACTGATCGAAGGTGGCGCGGACTTTATCCTGATTGAGACGGTTTTCGACACGCTCAACTGCAAAGCCGCGATCATGGCGGTGAAAGAGCTGGAGGCAGAGCGCGGCGAAGACATACCGCTGATGATTTCGCTCACGCTGACAGACCTGTCCGGACGCAACCTGTCGGGGCACACGGTAGAGGCATTCTGGTATGCGGTGCGGCACGCAAAGCCTGTGACAATTGGCCTCAATTGCAGCTTCGGCGCTGAACAGTTGCGCCCGCATGTGAAGCTATTGTCCGGCATCGCAGATACGCTTCTGATGGCTTATCCCAATGCGGGCTTGCCTAATGAGCTGGGCGAATATGACGAGCTTCCTGACACAACCGCCAGCCTCGTTCGCCAATGGGCCGACAGCGGCCAGGTCAACATTCTTGGCGGTTGTTGCGGGAATACGCCTCAACATATCGGCGCCATGGCGAAGGCGGTTGAAGGGCTGGCCCCGCGCGAAGTGCCTAAGCTTAAGTCCGAAATGCGCCTTGCCGGCCTTGAACCTTTTACGATTGCTGCCTGA
- the metF gene encoding methylenetetrahydrofolate reductase [NAD(P)H], with the protein MSPTLDQMHEARTALDSPLFKGLPGDIEVSFEFFPPKTEKMGETLWQSVETLKPLGPRFASVTYGAGGSTRTRTHEQVVRIQNEAGIPAAAHLTCVAATKEEVNEVARHYWESGIRHIVALRGDSPEGGGHYTPHPGGYANAVELIAGLKEVADFEISVAAYPEVHPDSPDAQSDLDNLKAKFDAGATRAITQFFFNTRCFFEFRDKAAAAGINGEIVPGIMPVISFAAVQRMSGLCGTEIPHWMEGLFEGLDDRPEARQLVSATIAAELCRRLYAGGVRQFHFYTLNRAELSYAICHMLGMRPKGGS; encoded by the coding sequence ATGAGCCCGACGCTCGATCAAATGCACGAAGCGCGCACCGCGCTCGACAGCCCGCTGTTCAAAGGGTTGCCAGGCGATATCGAAGTGTCGTTCGAATTCTTTCCGCCCAAGACGGAGAAGATGGGCGAAACGCTATGGCAGAGTGTTGAAACGCTGAAGCCGCTTGGTCCGCGGTTCGCGTCGGTCACTTATGGCGCAGGCGGGTCGACCCGCACCCGCACGCATGAGCAAGTCGTACGAATTCAGAACGAAGCAGGCATTCCGGCTGCTGCGCACCTCACTTGCGTCGCCGCGACCAAGGAAGAGGTCAACGAAGTCGCACGCCATTATTGGGAGAGCGGTATCCGCCATATCGTCGCGCTACGCGGCGATTCGCCCGAGGGTGGCGGACATTATACCCCGCATCCTGGCGGCTATGCCAATGCAGTGGAACTGATCGCAGGTCTGAAGGAAGTGGCCGATTTCGAGATTTCGGTAGCGGCTTACCCCGAAGTTCACCCGGACAGCCCCGATGCGCAAAGCGACCTTGACAACCTGAAGGCCAAGTTTGATGCAGGTGCGACCCGCGCGATCACGCAGTTCTTCTTCAACACGCGCTGTTTCTTCGAATTTCGTGACAAGGCAGCTGCTGCTGGCATCAATGGCGAAATCGTGCCCGGCATCATGCCCGTAATCAGCTTTGCCGCTGTCCAGCGGATGAGTGGCCTTTGCGGCACCGAGATCCCGCATTGGATGGAGGGACTTTTCGAAGGGCTGGATGACCGGCCCGAAGCGCGCCAGCTGGTGAGCGCAACCATCGCCGCTGAACTGTGCCGCCGGCTTTATGCGGGTGGCGTGCGCCAGTTCCATTTCTACACATTGAACCGGGCAGAGCTAAGCTATGCGATCTGCCACATGCTGGGCATGCGCCCTAAAGGCGGTTCATGA
- a CDS encoding ArsR/SmtB family transcription factor, producing MQTETIIKALADPTRLRIMRLLAAMELAVGELAQVLQQSQPRVSRHVGILYDAGLAERRREGSWVFLHALSTSGEHAPLTRAIIGLLEIAEREDPVFARQCLDDRRKLSAIRSAREDAAQAYFKRHAGEWDELRQLHSPDKQVEQALATALGDAPVGDLLDIGTGTGRVAELLADHASRVVALDKSLEMLKLARAKLQHLPTDKIELVQGDFTDLPFGEAQFDTVLLHQVLHFAQEPELVLQEAARVTRPGGRIAIVDFAAHSREELRTRHAHARLGFADGQLRQMLRDAGYTAKPPVALEGGELVVKIWIGERKGAPAGQSKTKESLA from the coding sequence ATGCAGACCGAAACCATCATAAAGGCGCTGGCGGACCCTACGCGGCTGCGCATCATGCGCTTGCTCGCCGCGATGGAGCTGGCGGTTGGTGAGCTGGCGCAAGTGCTCCAGCAGAGCCAGCCGCGCGTCTCGCGCCACGTCGGCATTTTGTACGATGCAGGTTTGGCTGAGCGTCGGCGTGAAGGCAGCTGGGTATTCCTGCATGCGCTAAGCACCTCGGGTGAGCATGCGCCGCTGACGCGCGCTATCATCGGGCTGCTTGAAATAGCCGAGCGGGAAGATCCGGTATTTGCGCGTCAATGCCTCGATGATCGTCGCAAGCTCTCCGCGATCCGCTCTGCCCGCGAAGACGCAGCGCAGGCTTACTTCAAACGGCACGCCGGTGAATGGGACGAGCTTCGCCAATTGCATAGCCCGGACAAGCAAGTGGAGCAAGCGCTTGCGACAGCGTTAGGCGATGCGCCGGTGGGTGACCTGCTCGATATCGGGACGGGGACCGGCCGGGTTGCCGAACTGCTTGCCGATCACGCATCGCGTGTGGTGGCCCTCGACAAGAGTCTGGAGATGCTCAAGCTGGCACGCGCAAAGCTGCAGCATTTGCCGACAGACAAGATCGAGCTGGTTCAAGGGGACTTCACTGACTTGCCGTTCGGCGAAGCGCAGTTTGACACGGTATTGCTGCATCAAGTGCTGCATTTCGCGCAAGAGCCGGAGCTTGTGTTGCAGGAGGCCGCGCGGGTCACGCGTCCCGGCGGACGGATCGCGATTGTCGACTTTGCTGCGCACAGCCGCGAAGAACTGCGCACCCGACATGCCCACGCGCGGCTTGGCTTTGCAGATGGCCAGCTCAGGCAGATGCTTCGCGATGCGGGCTACACAGCAAAGCCGCCGGTGGCGCTTGAAGGCGGGGAACTGGTTGTCAAAATCTGGATTGGTGAGCGCAAAGGCGCGCCGGCAGGCCAATCGAAAACGAAGGAATCTCTGGCATGA
- the ald gene encoding alanine dehydrogenase has product MLVGVPKEIKNHEYRVGLTPEAAREYIVCGHSVIVESGAGLGITKTDDDYRAIGAEIVDTAEEIFARAEMVVKVKEPQPNEWVQLREGQILFTYLHLAPDPEQAKGLMESGVSAVAYETVTDRDGGLPLLAPMSEVAGRLSIEASAQASHKVNGGRGILMGGVPGVLPAKVVVIGGGVVGTQAARMAAGLGANVEILDRSLPRIRELDDMFQGRVTTRYSNAGTIENAITDADVVVGAVLIPGASAPKLVSRGMLGLMQHRAVLIDVAIDQGGCFETSKPTTHEDPTYLVDDIIHYCVANMPGAVPHTSSYALNNATLPFGLALANKGIAACDADPHLKPGLNVHGGRIVNEAVAESLGFS; this is encoded by the coding sequence ATGCTCGTCGGTGTCCCTAAGGAAATCAAGAACCACGAATACCGCGTCGGTCTGACGCCGGAAGCTGCGCGAGAGTACATCGTGTGCGGTCACTCGGTCATCGTCGAAAGCGGTGCGGGGCTGGGCATCACCAAGACCGACGATGACTATCGCGCCATCGGGGCCGAAATTGTCGATACGGCGGAAGAAATATTCGCGCGCGCAGAGATGGTGGTGAAGGTCAAGGAACCGCAACCGAACGAGTGGGTGCAACTGCGCGAAGGCCAGATCCTGTTCACCTATCTGCATCTTGCGCCCGATCCGGAGCAAGCCAAAGGGCTGATGGAAAGTGGCGTTTCAGCGGTCGCATATGAAACCGTGACCGATCGTGACGGCGGCTTGCCGCTGCTCGCGCCGATGAGCGAAGTCGCCGGGCGACTCTCGATCGAAGCGAGTGCGCAGGCTAGCCACAAGGTCAATGGCGGGCGCGGTATCCTGATGGGCGGCGTGCCGGGCGTGCTTCCAGCAAAGGTTGTTGTGATCGGCGGCGGTGTTGTTGGAACGCAAGCCGCGCGCATGGCGGCGGGGCTCGGTGCGAATGTCGAGATTCTCGACCGCTCGCTACCGCGCATTCGCGAGCTTGACGATATGTTCCAGGGCCGCGTCACAACACGCTATTCCAACGCCGGCACAATCGAGAACGCGATCACCGACGCAGACGTAGTTGTGGGCGCTGTGCTGATCCCCGGTGCAAGCGCACCGAAGCTGGTGTCTCGCGGCATGCTTGGCCTGATGCAGCATCGCGCCGTGTTGATCGATGTAGCAATCGATCAGGGTGGCTGCTTCGAAACTTCGAAGCCGACCACGCACGAAGACCCGACCTATCTGGTTGATGACATCATCCACTATTGCGTGGCAAATATGCCAGGCGCGGTGCCGCATACGTCCAGCTATGCGCTCAACAACGCGACTTTGCCTTTTGGCCTTGCGCTCGCAAACAAGGGTATTGCGGCGTGTGACGCAGATCCGCATCTCAAGCCGGGCCTGAATGTGCACGGCGGACGGATCGTGAACGAGGCAGTGGCAGAAAGCCTCGGTTTCAGTTGA
- a CDS encoding amidohydrolase family protein yields MRHHTTTTRTLAAALLAGAAMIASPLTAQDDAEAGGDDGKWDIEAPKGATIQQVAIQTDEGTWMDVDLSPDGSTIAFTLLGDIYTMPISGGTPTRISEGMAWEVHPRFSPDGSRIAFTSDRGGADNIWVMNADGSDKRQVTKEDFRLLNQPTWSPDGKFIVAKKHFTTGRSLGTGEIWMYHVSGGGGVQLVKRASEALQKELGEPIYAPDGSAIYYTRNTTPGNTFIYAQDSNSGIFAIERYDIATGEVTTAVDGYGGAVRPAPSPDGKEIAFVRRDKDKSQLWVKNIASGEERMIYGELDMDMQETWAVTGVYPNMDWTPDGNSIVFWAGGKIRRVNADGSGAAVIPFAINDTRGIADAPHPAIEVSPDRFATTMPRFATISPDGGRVVFESLGKLYTKSFRGRDYPTRLTGESGDKLELWPAYSRDGSKLAYVRWSDEGLGEIVVAEANGRNPRVITSQPGHYAVPRFSRDGRTIAFEKRSGGYLTAPEYSENPGIYVVSASGGTPTLVTRSGSDPQFGDSSDRLFVTRFGGDKLSLVSMDLDGEDERTHAEGDLASEFRVSPDGQTVAFRQNYEVFAMPLMPGGKPVSVSEKGGFVPVTKVSEGGADYIGWSRDGAMINWSIGPMLKTAQVADLFPNAPKGEGDDSEGFTPPEIGVSLALTVDAAKPSGTVALTGARVLTMAGDGVGAIDNATIVISGDRIRAVGPAGETAIPDGATVVDVTGKVIMPGLVDAHAHGPYGTGDLIPQQNWTLLQDLAMGVTTIHNPSSSASMVFAAAERQQAGLITAPRIFSTGEVIYGAKAPGFFARIDTYDDALAHVRRIKAQGGISVKNYNQPRREQRQMVARAAAEEGMLVVAEGGSLFGMDMNLVADGNSTVEHNVPGEFFYEDVLQFFGQSQSNYTPTLGVTYGGLAGDPYWRQATDVFANPLMVHTPPKQLLAATARRTKAPDWAFVDDDAAREAAKLAKRGVRVSIGAHGQQAGIAAHWELWSFARGGMTAVEALRAGTIEPAHSLGMADDIGSIEAGKLADLVVLSADPSEDIANSDKIDQVMLGGRLYDAATMKEVETGNIERRKYWWE; encoded by the coding sequence ATGCGCCATCACACCACCACGACCCGCACTCTTGCCGCCGCGCTGCTCGCCGGAGCCGCGATGATTGCCAGCCCGCTGACCGCGCAGGACGATGCCGAAGCTGGTGGTGATGACGGGAAGTGGGATATCGAAGCGCCCAAGGGAGCGACGATCCAGCAGGTAGCGATCCAGACGGACGAAGGCACATGGATGGATGTCGATCTCTCGCCCGATGGCAGCACCATCGCTTTCACGCTGCTGGGTGACATTTACACCATGCCGATATCAGGCGGCACCCCGACGCGGATTTCCGAAGGTATGGCGTGGGAAGTGCACCCGCGCTTCTCACCCGATGGCAGCCGCATCGCCTTCACGTCTGACCGTGGGGGCGCAGACAATATCTGGGTGATGAATGCCGATGGCTCGGACAAGCGCCAGGTGACGAAAGAAGACTTCCGCCTGCTCAACCAGCCGACATGGTCGCCGGACGGAAAGTTCATCGTCGCGAAGAAGCACTTCACAACCGGACGCTCGCTCGGCACGGGCGAGATCTGGATGTACCACGTCTCTGGTGGCGGCGGTGTGCAATTGGTCAAGCGTGCCAGCGAAGCGTTGCAGAAGGAATTGGGCGAGCCGATCTACGCGCCTGATGGCAGCGCGATCTACTACACGCGCAACACCACGCCAGGGAACACCTTCATCTACGCGCAGGATTCGAACAGCGGCATCTTTGCCATTGAGCGCTATGATATTGCGACAGGCGAAGTGACCACAGCGGTCGATGGTTATGGCGGCGCGGTGCGCCCGGCACCTTCGCCCGACGGCAAGGAAATCGCCTTTGTCCGGCGCGACAAGGATAAGAGCCAGCTATGGGTCAAGAACATCGCCAGCGGCGAAGAACGCATGATCTATGGCGAGCTGGACATGGACATGCAGGAAACCTGGGCGGTGACGGGAGTCTATCCGAACATGGACTGGACACCAGACGGCAATTCCATTGTATTCTGGGCTGGCGGCAAGATCCGCCGGGTCAATGCAGACGGCAGCGGCGCTGCGGTGATCCCTTTCGCGATCAATGATACGCGCGGCATAGCCGATGCGCCGCATCCCGCGATCGAAGTGTCTCCAGACCGGTTCGCCACCACTATGCCGCGTTTTGCCACGATCAGCCCTGACGGCGGCCGTGTGGTCTTCGAAAGCCTGGGCAAACTCTACACCAAGAGCTTCCGCGGGCGCGATTACCCCACCCGATTAACCGGCGAGAGCGGTGACAAGCTTGAGTTATGGCCTGCTTATAGCCGCGATGGCAGCAAGCTTGCCTATGTCCGCTGGAGCGATGAAGGGCTGGGCGAGATTGTGGTCGCGGAGGCCAATGGCCGTAACCCGCGCGTGATCACAAGCCAGCCCGGCCACTATGCCGTGCCGCGCTTCAGCCGCGATGGACGCACCATTGCGTTTGAGAAGCGCAGCGGCGGCTATTTGACGGCACCCGAATATTCGGAAAACCCCGGCATTTATGTGGTCAGCGCCAGCGGCGGCACGCCAACACTGGTCACCCGCAGCGGGTCTGATCCGCAATTCGGCGATTCCAGTGACCGGTTGTTCGTCACCCGCTTTGGCGGTGACAAGCTGTCGCTCGTCTCGATGGATCTTGATGGTGAGGACGAGCGCACCCATGCCGAGGGCGATCTGGCCAGTGAATTTCGCGTATCGCCCGACGGGCAGACTGTAGCATTTCGCCAGAACTACGAAGTCTTCGCCATGCCGCTGATGCCGGGTGGTAAGCCCGTCAGCGTCAGCGAAAAGGGCGGCTTTGTCCCGGTTACCAAGGTCAGCGAAGGCGGTGCAGACTACATCGGCTGGTCACGCGATGGCGCGATGATCAACTGGTCCATCGGTCCAATGCTCAAGACCGCGCAAGTGGCAGACCTGTTCCCCAACGCGCCCAAGGGGGAAGGGGACGATAGCGAAGGCTTCACGCCGCCAGAGATCGGTGTCTCGCTCGCCCTGACAGTTGATGCCGCCAAGCCGAGCGGTACCGTGGCGCTTACCGGTGCTCGTGTTCTCACTATGGCCGGCGATGGCGTAGGTGCGATCGATAACGCCACGATTGTCATCAGCGGTGACCGGATCCGCGCGGTTGGCCCGGCTGGAGAAACCGCGATTCCGGATGGCGCGACAGTGGTCGATGTGACGGGCAAGGTGATCATGCCCGGCCTCGTCGATGCGCATGCGCACGGTCCCTATGGCACGGGCGATCTGATCCCGCAGCAGAACTGGACCTTGCTTCAGGATCTGGCGATGGGGGTCACTACGATCCACAACCCATCCTCCAGCGCCAGCATGGTCTTCGCCGCGGCAGAGCGCCAGCAGGCGGGCCTGATTACGGCTCCGCGCATCTTCTCGACCGGCGAAGTGATCTATGGCGCAAAGGCCCCTGGCTTCTTCGCCCGGATTGATACCTATGATGACGCGCTGGCCCATGTTCGCCGGATCAAGGCGCAAGGCGGCATTTCAGTGAAGAACTACAACCAGCCACGCCGCGAGCAGCGCCAGATGGTGGCGCGCGCCGCGGCAGAAGAAGGCATGCTGGTGGTGGCCGAAGGCGGTTCGCTGTTCGGCATGGATATGAACCTTGTGGCGGACGGCAACTCGACCGTCGAACACAATGTGCCGGGCGAGTTTTTCTACGAAGATGTGCTGCAGTTCTTTGGCCAGTCACAGTCAAACTACACTCCTACGCTAGGCGTGACCTATGGCGGTCTGGCAGGCGATCCCTATTGGCGACAGGCGACAGATGTGTTTGCCAATCCGCTGATGGTGCACACTCCGCCCAAGCAATTGCTGGCAGCAACTGCGCGCCGGACCAAGGCGCCCGACTGGGCCTTTGTTGATGATGATGCCGCGCGTGAAGCAGCCAAGCTGGCAAAGCGCGGTGTGCGGGTAAGCATCGGTGCGCATGGTCAGCAGGCCGGGATCGCGGCTCATTGGGAACTATGGAGCTTTGCCCGCGGCGGAATGACCGCGGTTGAGGCCTTGCGGGCCGGCACGATCGAGCCGGCGCATTCGCTGGGCATGGCCGATGACATCGGCTCAATCGAAGCAGGCAAGCTGGCGGATCTGGTGGTGCTGAGTGCCGATCCCAGCGAGGACATCGCCAATTCGGACAAGATCGACCAGGTGATGCTCGGCGGGCGGCTGTATGATGCAGCGACGATGAAAGAGGTCGAGACGGGGAATATCGAGCGACGGAAATACTGGTGGGAGTGA